One genomic window of Chrysiogenes arsenatis DSM 11915 includes the following:
- the pilM gene encoding pilus assembly protein PilM has translation MNKKTIGIDFGGYSLKCAACERIKDKITISHLGESVLRHGAYCRGDILNHEFFMEGLKSLLSKVTVSDSNVVIAAPRSTVNIASIEYPHTPLKEALQLARWDYVQYLEEAYQTGTSVDFIGRDGNRDGMSVVDVVATKNFMLANFLNIFEELTIPVHAIDVSTFAVEKLYERTSLTSGLLLLLNVGHHACEFSFILDRQPDWSASVPLGVFSIIEKFQELFQVEHNDALKMISGELGSDEENDFYKMLNDEFIELANRIAAELLQHRNLRYNDTPLTKCILTGGGAANLAFANHLVDILETQVEYISALQGVTFSEACSSIQKQGISKYAVALGLSLRDVNV, from the coding sequence ATGAACAAAAAAACCATTGGAATAGACTTTGGTGGCTACAGCCTGAAGTGCGCCGCATGCGAGCGGATAAAGGATAAAATCACCATCTCGCACCTTGGCGAGTCGGTACTGCGTCATGGCGCGTACTGTCGTGGAGATATTCTTAACCACGAATTTTTCATGGAAGGGCTGAAAAGTCTGCTGAGCAAAGTCACTGTTTCCGACTCCAATGTCGTGATTGCGGCTCCCCGCTCTACGGTAAATATTGCTTCTATCGAATATCCGCATACCCCGCTGAAGGAAGCACTCCAGCTGGCACGCTGGGATTATGTGCAATACCTTGAAGAAGCGTATCAGACGGGCACGTCGGTTGACTTTATTGGTCGCGATGGAAATCGTGATGGAATGAGTGTCGTCGATGTTGTTGCCACGAAGAACTTTATGCTGGCAAATTTTCTGAATATATTTGAAGAGTTGACCATTCCTGTGCACGCCATTGATGTGTCAACGTTTGCGGTCGAAAAACTCTACGAACGTACCTCGTTAACGTCTGGTCTCTTATTGCTGCTCAACGTCGGTCACCACGCCTGCGAATTTTCTTTTATACTGGATCGTCAGCCTGATTGGAGCGCTTCGGTTCCATTGGGGGTCTTTTCTATCATCGAAAAATTCCAAGAACTCTTCCAGGTTGAACACAATGACGCTCTAAAAATGATTTCCGGAGAACTCGGTAGTGACGAAGAAAACGATTTTTATAAAATGCTCAATGATGAATTTATCGAACTTGCCAACAGAATAGCTGCCGAACTCTTGCAACATCGCAATTTACGTTATAACGACACGCCACTGACCAAGTGCATCCTCACTGGGGGTGGCGCGGCAAATCTGGCGTTTGCCAACCATCTGGTAGATATCCTTGAAACACAAGTTGAGTATATTTCTGCATTGCAAGGGGTAACGTTTTCTGAGGCATGCAGTTCGATACAGAAACAAGGGATATCAAAGTATGCTGTCGCACTTGGACTCTCATTGCGAGATGTGAACGTATGA
- the glnD gene encoding [protein-PII] uridylyltransferase codes for MDLRFHSNLKQKLDFMVQQRLMALLKSVEYEYATRREQRQQRRNALIDVFKKFYKFSFGRIKNLHQNGSNPEFVVLLNTTLIDIIFAKLWEIVSDFNRPMCTRENYLPAIIAVGGYGRGELNPYSDIDLLIVAPREVCPYIELVANRLLYLGWDIGLKVSHSVRSVDECVSYALSDVTIRTAIMEARLICGSELTWQHFHATITKKVLNKSVANFINAKINESKVRHEKQSVSLYQLEPNVKEGIGGLRDIHTCFWIAKAKYPEKTTEDIWKLFAIGDVRKSRDFLWRVRNELHYLCGRPQDVLTFENQQLIANNFGYEDEKARCRLAVEEFMHDYYKNTRRIHAASEIIIARCAPEKLRQQVFGSLLVRELSDGFYQRGNEITAPATPDLFRSDPVRILKVFSIAQRRNLHISPEFKGFIRRNLGIITPQLRSNPSAAHVFRSIMKYNTNVARTLSQMHGCGVLGRYIPEFGTLDCLVQFDRYHYYTTDEHTIRTIAEFETLAAPEHLGSRSLFASALSRLGGREILLFSLLLHDIGKGRGGDHSRKGAEMVPPIAARLGLSFRERNLIEFLVRHHLLMANLSQRRDLSDPKTIEIFCDTVDTREKLDHLYVLSNCDIRAVGPGVWTDWKGSLLDTLYRSATEYIDSGSSDAYQQQSLARLQREVREYSAIDEELFALFDREHLVSYPPAEIHRHVATLRELTQQRERIHITHTTNAATQTTDILVAGYDYPGIFSHIAGAILVKNLGIITCKINTFQNGMILDVITVHYTEAYQADDDAFWHDVKTYVKEVLLGKTALAVSRSWLRMKPITKKNLPAISIHNDQSQKCTVIEVFCNDKPGLLYKLATALYQLSLSIHAANITTKVEQVVDVFYVTDLLGHKVVSEERLQTIKERIYKLL; via the coding sequence ATGGACTTACGCTTCCACAGTAACTTAAAGCAGAAACTTGACTTTATGGTTCAGCAGCGCCTAATGGCGCTGCTGAAGTCCGTTGAATACGAATATGCCACGCGGCGTGAACAGCGGCAACAACGTCGCAATGCGCTCATAGATGTCTTTAAGAAATTCTATAAATTCTCTTTCGGACGCATCAAAAACCTGCATCAGAACGGTTCCAACCCCGAGTTTGTGGTACTCCTTAATACAACACTCATTGATATTATTTTCGCCAAACTCTGGGAAATTGTCTCCGATTTTAACCGCCCGATGTGCACACGCGAAAACTACTTGCCAGCCATTATTGCGGTAGGCGGATATGGACGCGGTGAGCTAAATCCCTACAGCGATATCGACCTGCTCATTGTTGCCCCGCGCGAGGTGTGTCCCTATATTGAGCTCGTCGCGAATCGCTTATTGTATCTGGGCTGGGATATCGGCTTGAAGGTTTCGCATTCCGTGCGCAGTGTGGATGAATGTGTCTCGTACGCACTTTCTGACGTGACCATTCGTACCGCCATTATGGAAGCACGGCTCATTTGTGGTTCAGAGCTTACATGGCAACATTTTCATGCGACGATTACCAAAAAAGTTTTGAATAAAAGTGTCGCAAATTTCATCAATGCAAAAATAAATGAAAGTAAAGTACGTCACGAAAAGCAATCGGTCAGCCTCTATCAGTTAGAGCCGAATGTGAAAGAAGGGATCGGCGGTTTGCGCGATATCCATACCTGTTTTTGGATAGCGAAAGCCAAATACCCAGAAAAAACAACAGAAGATATTTGGAAACTGTTTGCAATTGGCGATGTCCGCAAAAGTCGTGATTTCCTCTGGCGTGTTCGCAACGAGTTACACTATCTCTGCGGCCGACCACAGGATGTTTTGACCTTTGAAAACCAACAATTGATTGCCAATAACTTTGGCTATGAAGATGAAAAAGCGCGTTGCCGACTCGCCGTTGAAGAGTTCATGCACGATTACTATAAAAACACCCGCCGCATTCATGCCGCCAGCGAAATTATTATTGCGCGGTGCGCTCCGGAAAAACTGCGTCAGCAGGTATTCGGGTCGTTGCTGGTGCGTGAGCTTTCAGATGGCTTTTACCAGCGTGGCAACGAAATAACCGCCCCAGCGACACCCGATTTATTCCGTTCAGACCCTGTGCGAATTTTGAAGGTATTTTCCATTGCCCAGCGGCGAAACCTCCATATTTCACCAGAATTTAAAGGATTTATCCGCCGAAATCTTGGGATAATCACTCCGCAATTACGAAGCAATCCATCCGCCGCGCATGTCTTTCGTTCAATCATGAAATACAATACAAACGTCGCCCGCACTTTGAGTCAAATGCACGGATGTGGCGTGTTAGGGCGCTATATTCCTGAATTTGGAACGCTTGATTGCCTTGTGCAATTTGATCGCTACCACTACTACACCACCGATGAACATACCATCCGCACCATTGCGGAGTTTGAAACCCTTGCTGCGCCAGAACACTTGGGGAGTCGTTCACTCTTTGCCAGTGCCTTATCCCGTTTAGGCGGTCGAGAAATTCTCCTTTTCTCTCTACTGCTTCACGATATTGGGAAAGGGCGCGGCGGTGATCATTCACGAAAAGGGGCGGAAATGGTGCCACCTATTGCTGCTCGGTTGGGACTGAGTTTTCGCGAACGTAATTTGATAGAATTCCTTGTCCGTCACCATTTATTGATGGCAAATCTTTCGCAAAGACGGGATCTTTCCGACCCGAAAACAATTGAAATCTTTTGCGATACAGTTGATACACGGGAGAAACTTGATCACCTGTATGTATTAAGCAATTGCGATATCCGCGCAGTCGGCCCCGGAGTGTGGACGGATTGGAAAGGTTCTTTACTCGATACGCTCTATCGCTCGGCAACAGAGTATATAGACAGTGGTTCGTCTGACGCCTATCAACAACAAAGTCTGGCACGCTTGCAACGAGAAGTTCGTGAGTACAGCGCCATTGACGAAGAGCTGTTTGCGCTGTTCGACCGTGAGCACCTTGTCAGCTACCCACCGGCAGAAATCCATCGCCATGTGGCAACACTACGCGAGCTGACGCAGCAGCGCGAAAGAATTCATATTACGCACACCACAAACGCCGCAACACAAACGACCGATATTCTGGTGGCAGGCTATGATTATCCTGGCATTTTTAGTCATATTGCGGGCGCTATTCTGGTGAAAAATCTCGGGATTATTACGTGTAAAATTAACACCTTCCAAAATGGGATGATTCTTGATGTCATCACCGTCCATTATACGGAAGCGTATCAGGCCGATGATGATGCATTTTGGCACGATGTGAAAACGTACGTGAAAGAAGTGCTCCTTGGAAAAACCGCATTGGCGGTATCCCGCTCATGGCTGCGTATGAAACCGATTACAAAGAAAAACCTCCCTGCAATATCTATCCATAATGACCAGTCGCAAAAATGTACCGTCATCGAGGTTTTTTGTAATGATAAACCGGGACTGCTCTATAAATTAGCAACCGCACTTTATCAGTTGAGTCTTTCTATCCATGCCGCTAATATCACCACCAAGGTTGAGCAGGTGGTTGATGTCTTTTACGTCACCGATCTGCTCGGGCATAAGGTCGTTTCCGAAGAACGCCTCCAAACCATTAAAGAACGGATTTACAAGCTTTTATGA
- a CDS encoding efflux RND transporter permease subunit, with amino-acid sequence MNLSHLAVRRPIATIMGIMIVVFFGLLSLYRLPIDLMPDITYPTLTVVTTYSDAGPEEVERLITIPLERSLSIISGIETINSTSSRGTSSIRMSFAWGTDLDSAANDIRDRLDRAVRFLPESADHPQLRKFDVSAFPILILGASARDLDPAELRRIAEDEIGARLERIPGVAGVEVWGGQARQFQVKIDPLILEGLNLTLNHVERAIQEASRSYAFGEIERGDYEFQLRYPTALESLDDIGEVVIVNRGNNAIRLKDIAQIESGYEKETRRTRINGETGVRLSVRKQDGTNTVEVAENVKREIESINRLYPQFTLVTMIDTSSYIQKSIANITFSMMYGGSLAVFVILFFLREIRSTLIVSTAIPVSVIATFVPIYFSGLSLNLMTLGGLALGIGMMVDNSIVVQENISHIRRTTSLAWRESAARGASSVTAAIIASTLTTLVIFLPLFMAEGISGIMFQQMAYVVAFALMCSLLIALLLVPVFNASEKGKRQNHTTLPAWSRVLESLFNRLQRRYELLLDLALRHSFVVFAIIAVLFIIAFQLTNMMGREFMPAADESGVRINVEMGQGTKIEALDPHMLAIETRLAELIPEMKDYMTRTDLNGRGEFRISLVSPTQRQRSSEQVATDLRRELKLPAGVIVRTRADQGLFILRMGATGDSNQLEVVIRGHEIAALERWGDIIESELTKVPGITDVERGQFSTTAETHLLVNRERAMQLGVQVPDLMRVIQSALDGYEAALVRQRGEEIPIYLILTGSGTGVLDRIGNMPVASDGGHTVVLRELIELRQSEGPPLISRRNQQRFLSLLANTAGRDLGSIGADVEKLLDEVELPTMYTAAIESDYKEQQKAFRELIGMISLAILLVYMILAALYESLRAPLVVMFSVPMAFIGAIFALWGTGSTLNMQSMIGLMMLAGIVVNNAILIVDHAMELQAAGEEPRAAAVKSAMRRFRPVLMTTATTMLALLPLAIGMGEGGEAQAPMARAVIGGLCSSTLITLFVIPIVYRRIVGTVVSR; translated from the coding sequence ATGAATCTTTCTCACCTTGCGGTGCGTCGCCCGATTGCGACCATTATGGGGATTATGATCGTGGTCTTTTTCGGGCTCCTTTCATTGTATCGCCTGCCGATTGACCTTATGCCGGATATCACCTACCCGACCCTCACCGTTGTCACCACCTATTCCGATGCCGGCCCTGAAGAAGTGGAACGGCTGATTACCATTCCACTGGAGCGCTCGCTTTCAATCATCAGCGGCATCGAAACCATTAACTCTACCTCATCTCGCGGCACCAGTTCGATTCGGATGAGCTTTGCCTGGGGCACTGACCTTGATAGTGCGGCCAACGATATTCGCGATCGGCTTGATCGCGCCGTCCGATTCCTTCCTGAAAGTGCTGATCACCCCCAACTGCGCAAGTTCGATGTTTCGGCGTTCCCAATATTGATTCTCGGAGCCTCCGCGCGCGATCTTGATCCAGCTGAATTGCGCCGCATTGCCGAAGATGAAATCGGTGCCCGTTTGGAGCGGATTCCTGGAGTTGCTGGTGTCGAAGTGTGGGGCGGACAGGCACGCCAATTCCAGGTTAAGATCGACCCACTGATTCTTGAGGGATTAAACCTGACCCTCAATCATGTGGAACGGGCGATTCAGGAGGCGAGCCGCAGCTATGCTTTTGGAGAAATTGAGCGTGGTGACTATGAGTTTCAGTTACGCTACCCAACGGCGCTAGAATCGCTCGACGATATCGGTGAAGTGGTGATCGTCAACCGTGGCAATAACGCAATTCGCCTGAAAGACATCGCACAGATTGAGTCGGGATACGAGAAGGAGACACGCAGAACCCGCATTAACGGCGAAACCGGAGTGCGCCTGTCGGTACGCAAACAAGATGGAACCAACACCGTAGAGGTTGCCGAAAACGTCAAACGAGAAATCGAAAGCATCAATCGGCTCTACCCGCAATTTACCCTCGTCACGATGATAGACACCTCATCGTATATTCAAAAATCCATTGCGAATATTACCTTTTCTATGATGTATGGCGGATCGCTCGCCGTCTTTGTCATCCTCTTTTTCCTGCGCGAAATACGCAGTACACTCATCGTTTCTACCGCCATACCGGTTTCGGTTATTGCGACGTTTGTTCCAATTTATTTCTCTGGTTTGAGCCTTAACCTGATGACACTCGGCGGACTCGCGCTCGGCATTGGGATGATGGTCGATAACTCCATTGTTGTTCAAGAGAATATTTCCCATATACGACGAACAACCTCTCTGGCGTGGCGTGAAAGTGCGGCACGGGGAGCCTCGTCGGTCACGGCAGCGATTATCGCCAGTACGTTGACCACGCTGGTTATTTTCTTACCGCTCTTTATGGCCGAAGGGATTTCAGGAATAATGTTTCAGCAAATGGCCTACGTGGTCGCCTTTGCACTGATGTGTTCGTTGCTTATCGCATTACTGCTTGTGCCGGTATTCAATGCCAGCGAAAAAGGGAAACGGCAAAATCACACAACTCTCCCTGCGTGGAGTCGCGTGTTAGAATCGCTTTTTAACCGCTTACAACGGCGATATGAACTCCTCCTTGATCTAGCGCTACGGCACAGTTTTGTGGTGTTTGCCATCATTGCAGTGCTTTTTATTATAGCCTTTCAATTGACCAACATGATGGGTCGGGAGTTTATGCCAGCCGCCGATGAAAGTGGCGTCCGTATCAATGTTGAAATGGGCCAAGGGACAAAAATAGAAGCGCTCGACCCGCATATGCTCGCTATTGAAACACGTTTAGCAGAATTGATTCCCGAGATGAAAGATTACATGACTCGTACCGATCTCAATGGGCGCGGTGAGTTTCGCATTTCTCTGGTATCGCCTACCCAGCGGCAGCGCAGCAGCGAACAGGTCGCAACTGACCTGCGACGTGAGTTGAAGCTGCCAGCGGGTGTGATAGTACGCACGCGTGCCGACCAAGGGTTGTTTATCCTCCGCATGGGTGCGACGGGCGATAGCAATCAGCTTGAAGTGGTGATTCGTGGACACGAAATTGCGGCATTGGAGCGCTGGGGCGACATTATTGAAAGTGAATTAACCAAAGTACCAGGCATTACCGATGTTGAACGGGGTCAATTCTCCACGACCGCCGAGACGCACTTACTGGTCAACCGTGAACGTGCGATGCAGCTTGGCGTGCAAGTGCCTGATCTCATGCGGGTCATCCAGTCGGCGCTTGATGGATACGAAGCCGCCTTGGTACGGCAACGTGGCGAAGAAATTCCCATCTATCTGATTCTGACCGGGAGTGGCACAGGAGTACTGGATCGCATCGGCAACATGCCGGTTGCCAGCGATGGTGGGCACACGGTGGTGTTACGCGAACTTATTGAGTTGCGCCAAAGCGAAGGGCCACCACTGATTTCGCGCCGCAATCAACAGCGGTTTCTCTCACTTCTGGCCAACACGGCTGGGCGTGACCTCGGCAGTATCGGCGCTGACGTTGAAAAGCTTTTGGACGAAGTCGAACTTCCTACCATGTACACTGCTGCGATTGAGTCGGACTACAAAGAACAACAAAAAGCATTTCGTGAACTGATCGGGATGATTTCTCTGGCGATCCTGCTCGTGTATATGATTCTTGCCGCGCTCTACGAGTCACTGCGCGCGCCGCTTGTCGTCATGTTTTCTGTCCCGATGGCCTTTATTGGTGCTATATTTGCCCTCTGGGGTACGGGAAGTACGCTAAATATGCAGTCGATGATCGGCCTCATGATGCTGGCCGGTATTGTGGTGAATAATGCTATCCTGATTGTCGATCACGCGATGGAATTGCAGGCAGCGGGAGAAGAACCACGCGCCGCAGCGGTTAAATCTGCTATGCGGCGCTTTCGACCGGTTTTAATGACCACGGCAACCACTATGCTCGCCTTATTACCGCTGGCAATTGGTATGGGCGAGGGGGGAGAAGCACAAGCCCCCATGGCACGGGCAGTCATCGGAGGACTCTGTAGTTCGACCCTGATTACCCTTTTTGTCATTCCGATTGTCTACCGGAGAATCGTTGGCACGGTGGTCAGCCGTTGA
- a CDS encoding histidinol-phosphatase: MQLHDYHTHLESGPYDVEWVKVYHKTAMEHGLSEIGFSDHAYRFVQARNLLTTQWGNQHDFDLNQYVSCVEQAKALGLQVKLGIEMDYVPSKESGIRQFLNSVEWDYIIGSVHWIDDWGFDLAKFIHEWNERDVVDSYYSYYEILQMAIRSRMFDILGHFDVIKVFGYRPSPHINMMPVYESTIRLMKDYDIVFEINTAGLRKPVKELYPSLDIFGLVAKYELPIIISSDAHHPNNIAQDFEMARQLALSYGFRHVVKFTKRQRELIPLA; the protein is encoded by the coding sequence ATGCAACTCCATGATTATCATACACACCTTGAAAGTGGCCCGTACGATGTCGAGTGGGTCAAGGTTTATCATAAAACGGCAATGGAGCACGGGCTTTCTGAAATTGGTTTTAGCGACCATGCATACCGTTTTGTGCAAGCTCGCAATTTACTGACAACCCAGTGGGGGAATCAACACGATTTTGACCTTAATCAATATGTTAGTTGCGTAGAACAAGCTAAAGCTCTGGGATTGCAGGTGAAGCTCGGTATCGAAATGGATTATGTCCCTTCTAAAGAGAGTGGGATTCGACAATTCCTTAACAGTGTGGAGTGGGATTATATCATTGGCAGTGTACACTGGATTGACGATTGGGGCTTTGATCTAGCAAAGTTCATCCACGAGTGGAATGAACGTGATGTGGTCGATTCGTACTACAGCTACTATGAAATTCTGCAAATGGCGATCCGTTCGCGGATGTTTGACATTCTTGGCCATTTCGACGTCATAAAAGTCTTTGGCTATCGTCCCTCGCCACATATCAATATGATGCCGGTCTACGAAAGCACGATTCGCCTGATGAAAGACTACGACATCGTTTTTGAAATCAATACCGCTGGTTTACGTAAACCCGTCAAAGAGCTTTACCCATCGCTCGATATTTTCGGTTTGGTGGCGAAATACGAATTGCCAATTATTATCTCCAGCGATGCGCATCACCCGAATAATATTGCCCAAGACTTCGAAATGGCACGGCAATTGGCACTTTCCTACGGATTTCGGCATGTGGTGAAATTTACCAAGCGACAACGGGAGCTTATCCCCCTTGCATAG
- a CDS encoding HAD family hydrolase — MHSHQPHYQAIVFDVDGTLIDSHKVILHSLADTARDLIGRELNEAELQRAMGYPGRETLRHLGYQGDLDAAILYWYAQYQKYEHFMSWYDGVPQILQSLVNTVPLGIVTNNMRFKYETIARQFAFDKFFHFAVCVDETTAPKPAADPLEQVASHFGVPLHATVYIGDSLNDLLCARNAGADFIGAGWGILDPKPFIQHQAKVAADPVALMAFLMGAQP, encoded by the coding sequence TTGCATAGTCACCAGCCCCACTATCAAGCCATTGTTTTTGATGTTGATGGAACGCTGATCGACAGCCATAAAGTGATTTTACACTCTTTGGCTGATACCGCGCGCGATCTGATTGGTCGTGAGTTGAATGAGGCCGAATTGCAGCGGGCAATGGGGTATCCGGGACGCGAGACGTTACGCCATCTCGGGTATCAAGGCGATCTCGATGCCGCCATTCTTTACTGGTATGCCCAGTACCAAAAGTATGAACACTTCATGAGCTGGTATGATGGCGTACCGCAAATACTCCAGTCACTTGTCAATACTGTACCGCTGGGAATTGTCACCAACAATATGCGCTTCAAGTACGAGACGATTGCACGGCAATTCGCCTTCGATAAATTTTTCCATTTTGCGGTCTGTGTTGATGAAACGACGGCACCAAAGCCAGCAGCCGACCCTTTAGAACAAGTAGCAAGCCATTTTGGCGTTCCGCTCCATGCAACAGTTTATATTGGTGATTCGCTCAATGACCTTTTGTGCGCGCGCAATGCTGGTGCTGACTTTATTGGCGCTGGCTGGGGTATTCTTGACCCCAAACCATTTATTCAGCATCAAGCAAA
- a CDS encoding efflux RND transporter periplasmic adaptor subunit, with translation MKKNIAVLVLVVLVVILGMDRLANLSKPGQAPSATRSATRVEVAPVKTGTIKPHRAFSATLESPERFHIASRISSTLQTLHVEIGDEVTSGQLLAELDDQQQKLALAQAEAEWKIAVANKDDIAVKTRLAQNNLERARSLRQQNITSVANLDQVKSEWEAQEARLRLAQAQVEQKQLQVEQARLHVSYTQIIATWDETYPRKIDRLLANRGSVVNAGTAIFSLVQANPLTAVVSLNQADYLALNPGDSVEIIDPHRPDIRTWGVVQRKSPAFDDQSRHARVEIELDNQAGAFAPGMFVQAVWVGTTDVEAQLVPLNALVVRDGEQGVFWYDAEKENANFITIVIGADDGKMVEIREPHLPGAIIVAGHERLMHGTKVTVTKANQP, from the coding sequence ATGAAAAAGAATATCGCAGTATTGGTATTAGTTGTCCTTGTCGTCATACTCGGCATGGATCGTCTGGCAAATCTATCAAAACCCGGTCAAGCACCCAGCGCCACACGGAGCGCAACGCGCGTAGAAGTTGCACCTGTCAAGACTGGAACCATAAAGCCCCACCGTGCTTTTAGTGCTACGCTTGAATCTCCTGAGCGATTCCATATCGCTTCACGAATTTCATCAACCTTACAAACACTGCATGTGGAAATCGGTGATGAAGTGACGTCTGGCCAACTCTTAGCCGAACTCGATGACCAACAACAAAAACTTGCTCTGGCACAAGCCGAAGCGGAGTGGAAAATCGCCGTTGCCAATAAAGACGATATTGCCGTTAAAACACGGCTCGCTCAGAACAACCTTGAACGGGCTCGTTCGTTACGGCAGCAAAACATTACCTCGGTCGCCAATTTGGATCAGGTAAAATCAGAATGGGAAGCGCAAGAAGCGCGGTTGCGCCTTGCCCAAGCACAAGTAGAACAAAAGCAGTTACAAGTCGAACAAGCCCGTTTGCATGTGAGCTACACACAAATTATTGCGACATGGGATGAAACCTATCCTCGTAAAATCGACCGTTTGCTGGCCAACCGTGGCAGCGTTGTCAATGCTGGAACCGCCATTTTTTCATTAGTACAGGCCAATCCGCTGACAGCAGTGGTATCCCTCAACCAAGCGGATTACCTCGCATTGAACCCCGGTGATTCTGTCGAAATCATCGACCCGCACCGTCCCGATATCCGCACATGGGGCGTTGTTCAGCGCAAATCACCCGCATTTGATGATCAATCGCGTCATGCTCGGGTTGAGATTGAGCTGGATAACCAAGCCGGCGCGTTTGCACCCGGGATGTTTGTTCAAGCCGTATGGGTCGGTACAACCGATGTTGAAGCCCAATTGGTGCCGCTGAATGCCCTTGTAGTGCGTGATGGCGAACAAGGGGTTTTCTGGTACGACGCCGAAAAGGAAAATGCCAACTTTATCACCATTGTGATCGGTGCCGATGATGGGAAAATGGTAGAAATTCGCGAACCGCACCTGCCTGGTGCAATTATTGTTGCCGGTCATGAACGGTTGATGCACGGCACAAAAGTAACCGTTACCAAAGCGAACCAACCATGA
- a CDS encoding 3-deoxy-D-manno-octulosonic acid transferase has translation MQFDTETRDIKVCCRTWTLIARCERMILYNILLTILFPLAVPYFIIRSLFLRRSMRRSFLQRFGLFSGRKRGILKSMGPKVLIHAVSVGETRAAIPLLKRIAADSDYKIVITNVTDTGHLIAQTIDQVALTLYMPFDFPFSVRWFLQTVRPEKLIIVETEIWPNLITEAHRIGIPVVIVNGRISDRSYKRYLQWSWFFGPLLQKTKIFAQTAEDKERFIAIGADPDSVAVAGNFKFDLAVSDEEEHRLEYIHDEFKLPEDPIPIFCAGSIHPDEFACMIELHRNLLAEGNSVISIFAPRHPEKVPLLADAVQAAGFHTALRTELPSRKKRLKSGDVLIVDTIGELLKIYSIADVVFVGGSFGATGGHNILEACSVGKPVVYGPNMVNFREIARIVKEWEAGCWVTTQVELLESVKGILCNEALATHMGTQGKALLKKNHGAVDMVFAHVFQSKEQ, from the coding sequence ATGCAGTTCGATACAGAAACAAGGGATATCAAAGTATGCTGTCGCACTTGGACTCTCATTGCGAGATGTGAACGTATGATTCTCTACAACATCCTCCTCACGATCCTCTTTCCGTTGGCCGTGCCGTACTTTATTATTCGTTCGTTATTCCTTCGCCGCAGCATGCGCCGAAGTTTTTTACAACGTTTCGGACTTTTTTCAGGACGCAAACGTGGGATCCTGAAAAGTATGGGACCAAAGGTACTGATTCACGCCGTAAGCGTTGGCGAAACGCGCGCAGCGATCCCCTTGCTAAAACGGATAGCAGCAGATTCTGACTATAAAATCGTCATTACCAATGTGACGGATACGGGACATTTAATCGCACAAACCATTGATCAAGTCGCGTTAACCCTCTATATGCCATTTGATTTTCCGTTTTCTGTCCGCTGGTTTTTACAAACGGTGCGACCGGAAAAACTGATTATTGTTGAAACCGAAATTTGGCCAAACCTGATTACTGAAGCGCATAGAATAGGAATTCCCGTTGTCATTGTGAATGGTCGCATATCGGATCGTTCATACAAGCGCTACCTGCAATGGAGCTGGTTTTTTGGCCCACTGCTGCAGAAGACCAAAATTTTTGCGCAAACGGCAGAGGATAAAGAACGATTTATCGCTATCGGAGCGGACCCCGACAGCGTTGCGGTAGCCGGAAATTTCAAGTTTGATCTAGCGGTGTCAGATGAAGAAGAGCATCGCCTTGAGTACATTCACGATGAGTTTAAACTCCCAGAAGATCCGATCCCTATTTTCTGCGCTGGCTCAATCCACCCTGACGAGTTTGCGTGTATGATCGAACTGCACCGGAATTTATTGGCAGAGGGTAACTCAGTTATTTCCATTTTTGCGCCACGCCATCCGGAAAAAGTACCTCTGCTCGCGGACGCCGTTCAAGCAGCAGGCTTTCACACTGCATTGCGCACGGAATTACCTTCGCGGAAAAAACGGCTGAAGTCGGGGGATGTCTTGATTGTCGATACCATTGGCGAATTGCTGAAAATCTATAGCATTGCCGATGTCGTCTTCGTCGGCGGGAGCTTTGGCGCGACTGGCGGTCACAATATACTCGAAGCATGCTCTGTCGGTAAACCCGTTGTGTACGGCCCCAATATGGTAAACTTTCGTGAAATCGCACGGATCGTCAAAGAGTGGGAAGCTGGTTGCTGGGTAACGACCCAAGTTGAACTGCTTGAATCGGTCAAAGGCATTCTGTGTAACGAAGCGCTTGCAACACATATGGGAACACAAGGAAAAGCACTTTTGAAGAAAAATCATGGTGCCGTCGATATGGTTTTTGCTCACGTTTTTCAATCAAAGGAACAGTGA